A genomic region of Ignavibacteria bacterium contains the following coding sequences:
- the bamD gene encoding outer membrane protein assembly factor BamD has protein sequence MKTIKILLIILLTQILISCSGSKDLSSLSSEERFLLAKQKFDKKDYLEAISDFESIIIQYSGTGIVDDAQYYLAYSYFKREEFIKSAYEFSKLIRDYPTSEYVKDAQFMLAESYYNLSPHYSLDQRFTEKAIEEYQAFIDFFPDDPRKSIAEQKIRELNDKLAKKIFETAEQYRRMKYIKSAMIYYDLLLEKYPDSKYSSQALYTKIKLLVERSRNKEALDEAKRYLQRFPNGEYAKEIQKIISELQKG, from the coding sequence ATGAAAACGATTAAAATTTTATTAATTATTTTACTAACTCAAATCTTAATAAGTTGTTCAGGTTCAAAGGACTTATCTTCACTGAGTTCAGAGGAAAGATTTCTTCTTGCAAAGCAAAAATTCGATAAGAAGGATTATCTGGAAGCAATCTCTGATTTTGAAAGCATTATAATTCAATACTCTGGAACGGGAATAGTGGATGATGCGCAATACTATCTTGCTTACTCCTATTTCAAGAGAGAAGAATTCATTAAGTCAGCGTATGAATTCAGTAAGTTGATAAGAGATTATCCGACAAGCGAGTATGTGAAAGATGCTCAGTTTATGCTGGCAGAATCTTATTATAATCTTTCACCTCACTACTCACTCGATCAACGATTTACTGAAAAAGCGATTGAAGAATATCAAGCTTTTATTGATTTCTTTCCAGATGATCCAAGAAAATCAATAGCTGAGCAAAAGATAAGAGAACTTAACGATAAACTTGCTAAGAAAATCTTCGAAACCGCTGAACAATATCGTCGGATGAAATACATAAAATCGGCGATGATTTATTATGATCTTTTGCTTGAGAAATATCCGGATAGTAAGTATTCATCTCAAGCACTTTACACAAAAATTAAATTGTTAGTTGAAAGGTCGCGAAACAAAGAAGCTCTGGATGAAGCTAAAAGATATCTTCAGAGATTTCCAAACGGAGAGTATGCAAAAGAAATTCAAAAAATAATAAGTGAGCTTCAAAAAGGTTGA
- a CDS encoding cytochrome c maturation protein CcmE: MKARHYIGGAIILVFLGLLFYNFTRTNIEYESDFTKVMQSGKVCKATGVWVKEKSFQENIQDRTFIFYLRDAKNNEMKVVYKGTKPNNFEIATNVVVTGKYENGYFQATDVLTKCPSKYEGQNINTSGS; the protein is encoded by the coding sequence ATGAAAGCAAGACATTATATTGGCGGTGCAATTATTCTGGTCTTTTTAGGTTTATTATTTTACAATTTCACTCGAACTAATATTGAATATGAAAGTGATTTTACAAAGGTAATGCAAAGCGGAAAAGTGTGTAAAGCAACTGGTGTATGGGTCAAGGAAAAATCTTTTCAAGAGAATATTCAGGATAGAACTTTTATCTTTTATTTGAGAGATGCAAAGAATAACGAAATGAAGGTTGTGTATAAAGGCACAAAGCCAAATAATTTCGAAATCGCTACAAATGTTGTTGTAACAGGTAAATATGAAAATGGATATTTTCAAGCAACCGATGTTTTAACTAAGTGTCCATCTAAATACGAAGGTCAGAATATAAATACAAGTGGTTCTTAA
- the ccsA gene encoding cytochrome c biogenesis protein CcsA, giving the protein MKNIWKILLFILMTIVLFAGIVPPIVDHPKSFFEFPLIPGLEDKAKIIFFHVPTAWLTVLAYLVAMYYGIRYLRKKEIYDDMKSVSAAALGLLFCILATVTGSVWAKFNWGSFWHWDPRETSIFILLLIYGAYFALRSALEGEEKRARLSAIYSILAFLTTPFFIFIMPRLMIGLHPGALELDPATGQVKASANPVIKFQMAPNMRIVFFMSLIAFTILFFWLWNLTHRILKIEHKTQQEN; this is encoded by the coding sequence ATGAAAAACATTTGGAAAATTTTATTATTTATATTGATGACAATTGTACTCTTTGCAGGCATTGTTCCACCTATTGTCGATCATCCAAAATCTTTTTTTGAATTTCCATTAATTCCAGGACTTGAAGATAAAGCTAAGATTATTTTCTTCCATGTTCCGACTGCCTGGCTAACAGTCCTGGCTTATTTAGTTGCAATGTATTATGGAATTCGATACCTCCGGAAAAAAGAAATTTATGATGATATGAAATCTGTCTCAGCAGCAGCACTGGGACTGCTTTTTTGTATTCTGGCGACGGTTACAGGTTCTGTATGGGCTAAATTCAATTGGGGTTCATTCTGGCACTGGGACCCGAGAGAGACAAGTATTTTTATTTTGTTATTAATTTATGGTGCTTATTTCGCGCTTAGAAGCGCTCTTGAAGGAGAAGAGAAGCGGGCAAGACTTTCAGCTATATATTCGATATTGGCATTTTTAACAACACCATTTTTTATTTTTATTATGCCAAGATTGATGATTGGTCTTCACCCAGGTGCACTTGAACTTGATCCAGCTACAGGTCAGGTAAAAGCAAGTGCAAATCCTGTGATTAAATTTCAAATGGCTCCAAATATGAGAATTGTTTTCTTTATGTCTTTAATTGCATTTACGATTTTATTTTTCTGGCTCTGGAATTTGACACATAGAATTCTAAAAATTGAACACAAAACCCAACAAGAAAATTAA
- a CDS encoding acyl-CoA thioesterase, which produces MKEIIEEGRPFKYVSESETIMTELVLPNDTNQLGNLLGGRLMHWIDICAATAAARHSNKVCVTASVDKIDFHHPIKLGELVILKASVNRVFNTSMEVGVKVYAENIKTGEIKHTNSAYLTFVSLDENGKPCLAPLVKPVTDDQKRRYEQALIRRGYRIEQAKKK; this is translated from the coding sequence ATGAAAGAGATCATCGAAGAGGGTAGACCTTTTAAATATGTTTCCGAGTCTGAAACAATAATGACAGAGCTTGTTCTGCCAAACGATACAAATCAGCTTGGAAATTTGCTCGGTGGTCGCTTGATGCATTGGATTGATATTTGTGCTGCAACTGCAGCTGCAAGACATTCTAATAAAGTATGTGTAACTGCCTCTGTTGATAAAATTGATTTTCATCATCCAATAAAGCTTGGTGAACTTGTAATTTTGAAAGCCTCAGTCAATCGAGTCTTTAATACCTCGATGGAAGTTGGCGTTAAAGTTTATGCTGAAAATATAAAAACAGGTGAAATCAAACACACAAATTCTGCTTATCTGACTTTTGTCAGTCTTGATGAAAATGGTAAACCATGCCTTGCACCTCTTGTTAAACCTGTAACAGATGACCAAAAACGAAGATATGAACAGGCTCTCATTCGTAGAGGATACAGAATCGAACAGGCAAAAAAGAAGTAG
- a CDS encoding YjgP/YjgQ family permease has protein sequence MIIDRYIIRKLIGPFAFGSFTIMFVFLLQFLMKTADNLIGKGLSADIIIKLIVYNLAWMLVLAIPMGALGMVLMAYGSLTQDNEFTILKSSGVSLIRLMVPAFIVGTLLCVFLIWFNNAVLPETNYKAKTLMYDISRTKPTLKLEANVFSNQIPNYSIMARRVSKTTNEIYDVLIYDYTNPFNINIITAKKANIYFTPDNKKMLFDMEDGVIHQEVSGTNQSYRRIYFRKHKIALDASQFTFEQSGPGLPRGDRELSAGDMQKIVDSLSVLKTEVINEFRTNIKSFNQNIFGDFETTSNPATASPSRNPNYFALNSARSFLTNVMNFDSRIEYFESEIYKYEVEIHKKYAIPFACIVFVLVGAPLGVLTRKGSFGVAASISLFFFLVYWICLIGGEKLADRRLLNPFLGMWMANFIIGALGIFLTYRMNKEQIMIDFSFLKKYLPKSFFPPTEENVYQ, from the coding sequence ATGATTATAGATCGTTACATAATTAGAAAGTTGATTGGCCCATTTGCATTTGGGTCATTTACAATAATGTTTGTTTTCCTGTTACAGTTTTTGATGAAAACAGCTGACAATCTAATTGGTAAGGGACTTAGTGCAGACATTATTATTAAATTAATTGTTTACAATCTTGCCTGGATGCTCGTGCTTGCAATTCCAATGGGTGCTCTCGGAATGGTATTAATGGCTTATGGCTCACTAACCCAGGATAATGAATTTACAATCTTAAAATCTTCCGGTGTAAGTCTTATTCGATTAATGGTTCCAGCATTTATTGTTGGAACTTTACTTTGTGTTTTTCTTATCTGGTTTAACAATGCAGTGCTTCCTGAGACAAATTACAAAGCAAAAACTTTGATGTATGATATAAGCAGAACTAAACCAACCTTGAAACTCGAAGCAAATGTATTTTCAAATCAAATTCCAAATTATTCAATTATGGCAAGGAGAGTGAGTAAAACTACTAATGAGATTTACGATGTTCTGATTTATGATTACACTAATCCATTTAATATAAATATCATTACGGCTAAAAAAGCTAACATTTATTTCACTCCCGACAACAAAAAAATGCTGTTCGATATGGAGGACGGCGTTATTCATCAAGAAGTGAGTGGGACAAATCAATCTTACAGAAGAATTTACTTCAGAAAACACAAAATTGCCCTCGATGCATCTCAATTCACATTTGAACAGAGCGGTCCTGGACTTCCGAGAGGGGATCGTGAACTCAGTGCTGGAGATATGCAAAAAATTGTTGATAGTCTAAGTGTATTGAAAACTGAAGTGATTAATGAATTTAGAACCAATATCAAAAGTTTTAATCAAAATATTTTTGGAGACTTTGAAACGACATCAAATCCTGCTACTGCTTCTCCATCTCGAAATCCAAACTATTTTGCTTTGAATTCTGCAAGATCATTCTTAACTAATGTAATGAACTTTGACAGCAGAATAGAATATTTTGAGTCAGAAATTTATAAATATGAAGTTGAGATTCATAAGAAATACGCTATTCCCTTCGCTTGTATTGTTTTCGTTCTTGTTGGTGCGCCTCTTGGTGTTTTAACAAGAAAAGGAAGTTTTGGTGTTGCTGCAAGTATAAGTTTATTTTTCTTTTTAGTTTATTGGATTTGTTTAATTGGAGGTGAAAAATTAGCAGATAGACGCCTCTTAAATCCTTTTTTAGGAATGTGGATGGCAAATTTTATTATTGGAGCACTTGGGATTTTCCTGACTTACAGAATGAACAAAGAACAAATTATGATTGACTTTTCATTCCTGAAAAAATACTTACCAAAGTCATTCTTCCCGCCAACTGAAGAGAATGTTTATCAATGA
- a CDS encoding ABC transporter permease, which translates to MKKVFYIFYKDFSSELRMRFAINALIMFVVVAVSTILFAIGSERAPQNVYAGMFWVVVFFSAMSGLSRAFVSEEERGTNLILSLIASPITIFLGKFFFNLILIFFINSIIAFLYLTLFQDFIIQNWNSFLLAFILGNIGIAGSSTIIAAIISKANVKGTLYPVLAFPVLLPLVLMLIEITKSSMEGNPIGEVNAEFMVLISYDVVMLTASILVFDIIWRD; encoded by the coding sequence ATGAAAAAAGTGTTTTATATTTTTTATAAAGACTTCTCATCTGAATTAAGAATGCGTTTTGCCATAAATGCGTTGATTATGTTTGTTGTAGTTGCAGTTAGTACGATCTTATTTGCAATTGGCAGCGAACGAGCACCTCAAAATGTTTATGCGGGAATGTTTTGGGTTGTTGTTTTCTTCTCGGCAATGTCAGGGCTTTCTCGCGCTTTTGTATCTGAAGAGGAAAGAGGAACAAATTTGATTCTTTCTTTAATCGCAAGTCCAATAACTATCTTCCTTGGAAAATTTTTCTTTAATCTTATTTTGATCTTTTTCATTAATTCAATCATTGCATTTTTGTATCTAACATTGTTTCAAGACTTTATAATTCAAAACTGGAACAGCTTTTTACTTGCTTTCATTTTGGGGAATATTGGAATTGCAGGTTCTTCCACAATAATTGCAGCTATTATTTCAAAAGCAAATGTTAAAGGAACACTTTATCCTGTTCTGGCATTTCCTGTATTGCTTCCTTTGGTTTTAATGTTAATTGAAATAACAAAATCTTCAATGGAAGGAAATCCAATAGGCGAAGTTAACGCAGAGTTTATGGTTCTCATTTCGTACGATGTTGTGATGCTTACAGCTTCGATACTGGTTTTTGACATAATTTGGAGGGATTAA
- a CDS encoding VCBS repeat-containing protein — MNRLSFVEDTESNRQKRSRLLFLISLSILLIPLNALPQIERNFEKFSLNGFGRYIFIDDKLKLVSILTYDFDGDGIIDIGGLDESGKNFFVYYGKGSNEFSTPVKYSLSKSYSGFLVKKLRIDGRTNLILYSRLEGQISIYSFYGRNISRSANITVDCCFFNVDAVNLDNTPELELVIYGSNFRGLGILSFRNFYNYTYKKIGEDIFKNLLAINLNADNKIDFVGYNPISRELILLRNNSLFNYSRFVYKKFDIQIDEILEGNFDDDFLSDVALISNQSKNLFILYGNGIGSYSNQNSYRLISNYSSTIVFDYNRDLIDEFVVYDKFSKKLILKSLGDNNNLKSLPLIEIENLYSMNIYRTTTTKGVVVSSSQGLFLIVQSNLNFKSQKFAVSSNPVDLQTFRASNELYPKIIFIDRENLKLNILNRNEFNSPQDLYSIPISYKYERLKILYESDNELHIVCYKPMIYNFDYFVIKLNEGKYFREIITVGGLIKEINPEPSQTVKFLLNIIVQNKNELRVIVLKPFDVNKILLNEKLISLDFLDFAYDYQNRSLFTINRDGSNITLKKINFDQSFRNSEIRDIMKIKDENYFSASLSVCENFKNERFLYLNLSNQNQSKILIINAEKHSQNFVIEKVLIEDKSSCKCKERMNYSIKDFTYFNSISKDIEVIQFSGRGKPVNLPVKSLPLYSSYAIDYSLKRRAEIVYISNYSIINIEQINL; from the coding sequence ATGAACAGGCTCTCATTCGTAGAGGATACAGAATCGAACAGGCAAAAAAGAAGTAGATTACTGTTCTTGATCAGCCTTTCGATATTGTTGATCCCATTAAATGCTCTACCTCAAATTGAAAGAAATTTTGAAAAATTTTCTTTAAATGGATTTGGCAGATATATTTTCATAGACGATAAATTAAAACTCGTTTCGATTCTAACTTATGATTTTGATGGTGACGGAATAATAGATATTGGCGGACTCGATGAAAGCGGGAAAAACTTTTTCGTTTATTATGGCAAGGGGTCGAATGAATTTTCAACACCTGTTAAATACTCTCTTTCAAAAAGTTATTCTGGATTTTTGGTTAAAAAATTGAGAATTGATGGAAGGACAAATTTAATTTTATACTCAAGATTAGAAGGACAGATAAGTATCTATTCTTTTTATGGTAGAAATATCTCTCGTTCTGCAAATATTACAGTCGATTGTTGTTTTTTTAATGTTGACGCAGTTAACCTGGATAACACACCTGAATTAGAATTGGTAATCTACGGCTCTAATTTTAGGGGATTGGGAATTTTGTCATTTAGAAATTTTTACAATTACACATACAAAAAAATCGGCGAAGATATTTTTAAGAATTTGTTGGCGATTAATCTAAACGCAGATAATAAAATTGATTTTGTCGGATATAATCCGATCTCACGAGAACTTATTTTACTTCGAAATAATTCTTTATTTAATTATTCAAGATTTGTCTATAAAAAATTTGATATTCAAATTGATGAAATCCTTGAAGGAAATTTCGATGATGATTTTTTGAGTGATGTTGCACTAATCTCAAATCAATCTAAAAATTTATTTATACTCTACGGAAATGGAATTGGAAGTTATTCTAACCAAAATAGTTATAGATTGATTTCAAATTACTCCTCAACAATTGTTTTTGATTACAATCGTGATCTTATTGATGAATTTGTAGTTTACGATAAATTCAGTAAAAAATTAATCCTAAAAAGTCTGGGTGATAATAATAATTTAAAATCTCTTCCTTTAATTGAAATAGAAAACTTGTATTCAATGAATATTTACAGAACAACTACCACAAAGGGAGTTGTAGTTTCATCAAGTCAGGGTTTATTCTTAATTGTCCAATCGAATCTAAATTTTAAATCACAAAAGTTCGCTGTTTCCTCAAATCCTGTTGATTTGCAGACTTTTCGTGCCTCAAACGAGCTATATCCAAAGATAATCTTCATCGATAGAGAAAATTTGAAGTTAAATATCTTAAATCGAAATGAATTTAACTCCCCGCAAGATTTATATTCTATACCTATCAGTTATAAGTATGAGAGATTAAAAATACTTTATGAAAGTGATAATGAACTTCATATAGTTTGTTATAAACCGATGATTTATAACTTTGACTATTTTGTTATCAAACTTAATGAGGGTAAATATTTTAGGGAAATTATCACGGTTGGCGGGTTAATAAAAGAAATTAATCCTGAACCATCTCAAACCGTAAAATTTTTATTAAACATAATTGTCCAGAATAAGAATGAATTGCGGGTTATTGTTTTAAAACCATTTGATGTGAATAAAATTCTTTTGAATGAGAAATTAATTTCTCTGGATTTTCTTGATTTTGCTTATGATTATCAAAACAGATCGTTATTTACAATCAATCGTGATGGAAGTAATATTACTCTGAAAAAAATAAATTTTGATCAAAGTTTCAGGAATTCAGAAATTAGAGATATAATGAAAATAAAAGATGAGAATTACTTCTCAGCTTCACTTTCAGTTTGCGAAAATTTTAAAAATGAAAGATTTCTATATTTAAATCTTTCTAACCAGAATCAGAGCAAGATTTTAATAATAAATGCTGAAAAGCATTCTCAAAATTTTGTAATTGAAAAAGTTTTGATTGAAGATAAAAGTAGTTGTAAATGTAAAGAACGAATGAATTACTCGATTAAGGATTTCACTTATTTTAATTCAATCTCAAAAGATATTGAGGTTATACAATTTAGTGGAAGAGGCAAACCTGTAAATCTGCCTGTGAAGAGTTTACCGCTTTACAGCAGTTATGCAATTGATTATTCGCTCAAGAGAAGAGCTGAGATTGTTTATATTTCAAATTATTCAATAATAAATATTGAACAGATTAACTTATGA
- a CDS encoding CcmD family protein, producing the protein MLIVLLVWIGIFLFVYKLDKKVKKLEERVNL; encoded by the coding sequence ATGTTGATTGTTTTACTTGTCTGGATCGGAATTTTTCTTTTTGTTTATAAGCTTGATAAAAAAGTCAAAAAATTAGAGGAGAGAGTAAATCTATGA
- a CDS encoding ABC transporter ATP-binding protein: MNKVELRVKELKKTFNNRLVFNKLNFELDSGDKLVVTGRNGSGKSTLIKILAGVLTESGGKIEYLINDKKIDRENFYQIVGLVSPYLVVYEEFTAFENLSLFSKIRGLKTSDEEINEILNRVGLFERRNDLVRTYSSGMKQRIKYASAILHNPLVLLLDEPTSNLDIEGKNFVDELVSNFRKDGIVIVATNETQDFKYGEKIINLDEYKNLNTRI, translated from the coding sequence ATGAATAAAGTTGAATTAAGAGTCAAAGAGCTTAAAAAGACTTTTAATAATCGTCTTGTATTTAATAAACTAAATTTTGAATTAGATTCAGGCGATAAGTTAGTTGTAACTGGAAGAAATGGTTCCGGGAAATCTACACTTATCAAAATTCTTGCAGGTGTACTGACTGAGTCGGGTGGAAAAATTGAATACTTAATAAATGATAAAAAAATTGATCGAGAGAATTTTTATCAAATTGTTGGACTTGTTTCACCTTATCTTGTAGTTTATGAAGAATTTACAGCTTTTGAAAATTTGAGCTTGTTCTCAAAGATCAGAGGATTAAAAACTTCTGACGAAGAAATTAATGAGATACTAAACAGAGTGGGACTTTTTGAAAGAAGAAATGATCTTGTCAGAACATATTCATCGGGAATGAAGCAAAGGATTAAATATGCTTCGGCAATTTTGCACAATCCTCTGGTGCTTTTACTCGATGAACCAACTTCAAATCTTGATATTGAAGGTAAAAATTTTGTTGATGAATTAGTCTCTAATTTCAGAAAAGACGGAATTGTTATTGTTGCAACAAATGAAACTCAAGACTTTAAATACGGTGAAAAGATTATAAACTTAGATGAGTACAAAAATCTCAATACTAGAATATGA
- the htpX gene encoding zinc metalloprotease HtpX, which translates to MNTIKTVFLMTLMMMLFLLVGGLLGGRDGLVIAFIFSLGMNFFSYWFSDKIVLAMYGAKEITEREAPQLYRLVRKLTQNAGLPMPKVYVIDNPNPNAFATGRNPQNAAVAVTTGILRILNDDELEGVLAHELAHIKHRDILLATIVATFVGTITFISRMAGWTMMFAGGNRDREDSGNVIASLVLLIVAPIAAVILQLAISRAREFMADEGGARISGKPLSLASALSKLEQAAQMVPMQNANPSTAHLFIVNPLRGGGIAKLFSTHPPIEERIKRLQLIAQGRI; encoded by the coding sequence ATGAATACAATAAAAACAGTTTTCTTGATGACTTTGATGATGATGCTCTTTCTTCTTGTAGGTGGACTACTTGGAGGAAGAGACGGGCTTGTTATCGCATTTATATTTTCACTTGGAATGAACTTTTTTTCTTACTGGTTCTCGGATAAAATCGTCCTTGCAATGTATGGTGCAAAAGAGATAACAGAAAGAGAAGCTCCGCAATTATATCGATTGGTAAGAAAACTTACACAAAATGCCGGCTTACCAATGCCAAAAGTATATGTTATTGATAATCCAAATCCGAATGCTTTTGCAACTGGCAGAAATCCACAAAATGCTGCAGTTGCTGTGACAACTGGAATTTTAAGAATTCTAAATGACGATGAACTTGAAGGTGTACTTGCCCACGAATTAGCTCACATTAAACATCGGGATATTTTGCTTGCAACCATAGTCGCTACTTTTGTCGGTACAATTACTTTTATTTCAAGAATGGCAGGCTGGACAATGATGTTTGCTGGTGGAAATAGGGATAGAGAAGATAGTGGAAATGTTATTGCCTCACTTGTCCTGTTAATTGTTGCACCAATTGCAGCTGTAATATTGCAACTTGCAATAAGCAGAGCAAGAGAATTTATGGCAGATGAAGGTGGAGCAAGAATTTCGGGGAAACCATTGTCTTTAGCTTCTGCTTTAAGTAAACTCGAACAGGCAGCCCAAATGGTTCCAATGCAGAATGCAAACCCTTCAACTGCACATTTATTTATAGTTAATCCTTTGAGAGGTGGAGGAATTGCAAAATTATTCTCAACTCATCCACCGATTGAAGAAAGAATTAAACGTCTGCAATTAATTGCTCAGGGTCGAATTTAA
- a CDS encoding AMP-binding protein, protein MKNLLEDYPLYPVQKFESFQEMLKQSFTKFQNKIALEDLNNTPINRVTYRELYEYVIRFGKALRKLGLKERTHIALIGENRVQWGISYLAITTFNYVVVPIDRNLKENEILTILHQSDAKAVIFSENYREIFLEYKKTIKGLDFYIDMDLEEESEGILSMMELIQKQKFEEGKDDFPPINPKEMSALIFTSGTMGSAKGVMLSQYNICSNIIDMRSMVELYPEDRFLSVLPIHHTYECTCGFLCPVSAGCSVHYARSLKTVVEDIQKVKATILLGVPLLYEKVYKRITKAIEEDKLKSILVPTLKTAVSLIENFGIEGLRKKIFKEIHKKFGGSIRIFIVGGAAPNPEVAKGMRSFGFNFIQGYGLTETSPILALNRLRKFKDDAAGLPLPSVQIRIENPDEEGRGEVVAKGPNVMLGYYKNPKATEEVLKDGWFYTGDYGYFDKDGFLHITGRKKNVIVTKTGKNIFPEEIEDHLKRSPFILECVVYAAKDINGDETIGAILVPNAEEFIEYSQKTGKEVTKELIEEILNKEVRELNKELPIYKQVRVIRIQEQEFEKTTTQKIKRYLIKQEDSVH, encoded by the coding sequence ATGAAAAATCTACTCGAAGACTATCCTCTTTATCCCGTTCAAAAATTTGAATCCTTTCAGGAAATGTTAAAGCAATCCTTCACAAAATTTCAAAATAAAATCGCTTTAGAAGATTTAAACAATACCCCGATAAACAGAGTTACTTACCGAGAACTTTACGAATATGTAATCAGATTTGGTAAAGCTCTTCGCAAGCTTGGATTAAAAGAAAGAACTCATATTGCGTTAATTGGTGAGAATCGAGTTCAATGGGGAATTTCTTACCTGGCAATTACTACTTTTAATTATGTAGTTGTTCCAATTGACCGAAATCTAAAAGAAAATGAAATATTAACTATCTTACATCAATCAGATGCGAAAGCTGTTATATTCTCAGAAAATTATAGAGAGATCTTTTTAGAGTATAAGAAAACTATCAAAGGACTTGACTTTTACATAGATATGGATTTAGAGGAAGAAAGCGAAGGCATTCTTTCGATGATGGAATTAATTCAAAAGCAAAAATTTGAAGAGGGTAAAGATGACTTCCCGCCTATCAATCCAAAAGAAATGTCTGCCTTAATTTTTACATCAGGTACGATGGGCAGCGCTAAAGGTGTAATGCTTTCACAATACAATATTTGTTCAAATATTATTGATATGCGATCAATGGTAGAACTTTATCCCGAAGATAGATTTTTATCAGTTTTACCAATTCATCATACTTATGAATGCACTTGTGGATTCCTCTGTCCTGTCTCTGCAGGTTGTTCGGTACACTACGCAAGATCTCTGAAAACTGTTGTTGAAGATATTCAAAAAGTTAAAGCAACAATTTTACTTGGTGTTCCATTGCTCTATGAAAAAGTTTATAAAAGAATCACAAAAGCAATTGAGGAAGATAAACTAAAATCAATTTTAGTCCCTACTTTAAAGACTGCTGTCTCCTTGATTGAAAATTTTGGAATTGAAGGATTGAGGAAAAAAATCTTCAAAGAAATTCATAAAAAGTTTGGCGGCTCAATAAGGATCTTTATTGTAGGAGGTGCGGCTCCAAATCCAGAAGTTGCCAAAGGAATGAGAAGCTTTGGATTTAATTTTATTCAAGGATATGGTTTGACAGAAACCTCACCGATTTTAGCTTTAAATAGACTTCGAAAATTTAAAGATGATGCTGCCGGACTTCCCCTTCCTTCAGTTCAAATTAGAATAGAAAATCCAGACGAAGAAGGCAGAGGTGAAGTTGTTGCAAAAGGTCCAAATGTAATGCTCGGTTATTATAAAAATCCAAAAGCAACTGAAGAAGTTCTGAAAGACGGCTGGTTCTACACTGGTGATTATGGTTACTTCGATAAAGACGGATTTTTACACATCACTGGAAGGAAAAAGAATGTGATCGTAACGAAAACCGGGAAAAATATTTTCCCTGAAGAAATTGAAGATCATTTGAAACGAAGTCCTTTTATTCTTGAATGTGTTGTCTACGCTGCAAAAGATATTAATGGTGACGAGACAATTGGAGCCATTCTTGTTCCAAACGCAGAAGAATTCATTGAATATTCACAGAAAACTGGTAAAGAAGTTACAAAGGAACTAATTGAAGAAATTCTAAACAAGGAAGTAAGAGAATTAAACAAAGAACTTCCAATCTACAAACAAGTTCGTGTGATTAGAATTCAAGAACAAGAATTCGAGAAAACCACAACACAAAAAATTAAACGATACCTGATAAAACAGGAAGATAGTGTTCATTAA